In one Solanum dulcamara chromosome 1, daSolDulc1.2, whole genome shotgun sequence genomic region, the following are encoded:
- the LOC129900944 gene encoding probable pectinesterase/pectinesterase inhibitor 51: MHIRKPAKPTIFRKFKLLFISMASFFTLTVFSLILFFSISSAARHHSPVSSSAPSIALQIQGACKASRDPPICESVLTDSGNLPSELTTLLIIQSAVKVSSQNNDKAKEMVQAIIDASSGTNQNRTDAGKVCMEVLGYADYRAGLTGQALTHGQIKDARAWMSSVMVYQYDCWSALKYVNGTSQVSKTMSFINSLIGYSSNALGMLVNYDVYGKNTESWTVPKTERDGFWEGSGGSGLVQGGVPSGLKPDVTVCKEGGCDYKTVQEAVNAAPENQQSRKFVIWIKAGLYEEKVRVPLEKKNVIFLGDGMGKTVITGSLNVGLLGVTTYETATVGVVGDGFMASGITFQNTAGPDAHQAVAFRSDSDLSIVENCEFIGNQDTLYAHALRQYYKSCRIQGNVDFIFGNSASFFQECDILVAPRQLSPEKGETNAVAAHGRIDPAQSTGFVFQNCLINGTDKYMALYYNKPKVHKNFLGRPWKEYSRTVFLDCTLEALISANGWLPWSGDFALKTLYYGEYRNTGAGANTAGRVSWSSQIPAEHVNSYSIQNFIQGDQWISTSS; the protein is encoded by the exons ATGCACATCAGAAAACCTGCAAAACCCACAATATTTAGAAAGTTTAAGCTTCTTTTCATATCAATGGCTTCCTTTTTCACACTCACAGTCTTCTCCCTAATTCTTTTCTTCTCAATTTCCTCCGCTGCTCGTCATCACTCGCCGGTTTCATCCTCGGCGCCGTCAATTGCACTTCAGATCCAAGGGGCTTGCAAGGCATCCCGGGACCCACCGATATGTGAGTCTGTATTGACGGATTCCGGCAACTTACCATCTGAACTGACGACGCTGTTAATCATCCAATCAGCCGTTAAAGTCTCGTCGCAGAACAACGACAAGGCGAAAGAGATGGTGCAGGCAATCATAGATGCGTCCTCAGGGACGAATCAGAACCGTACGGACGCAGGGAAGGTGTGTATGGAGGTGCTCGGGTATGCCGATTATCGGGCCGGGTTAACGGGTCAGGCACTGACACATGGCCAGATCAAGGACGCTCGTGCATGGATGAGCTCCGTGATGGTGTACCAATACGACTGCTGGTCCGCTTTGAAGTACGTTAATGGTACCTCACAGGTATCCAAAACGATGTCGTTTATCAACTCCTTGATCGGGTACAGCAGCAACGCATTAGGGATGCTGGTGAACTACGACGTTTACGGGAAGAATACCGAGTCATGGACCGTACCCAAGACAGAACGAGACGGGTTCTGGGAAGGTTCAGGCGGGTCAGGTCTGGTACAGGGTGGGGTACCTTCCGGATTGAAACCCGATGTGACTGTGTGTAAGGAAGGAGGATGTGACTATAAGACGGTGCAGGAGGCGGTGAATGCTGCGCCGGAAAACCAGCAATCCCGGAAGTTTGTGATATGGATCAAAGCCGGGTTGTATGAGGAGAAAGTTCGGGTGCCATTGGAGAAGAAGAATGTGATATTTTTGGGTGATGGAATGGGCAAAACTGTCATTACGGGTTCGTTGAATGTTGGTCTTTTGGGTGTCACAACTTATGAGACTGCAACTGTTG GTGTTGTTGGTGATGGATTCATGGCCAGTGGTATCACCTTCCAAAACACAGCAGGTCCGGATGCTCACCAAGCCGTAGCATTCCGATCCGATAGTGATCTTTCGATTGTAGAGAACTGTGAATTCATTGGTAATCAAGACACCCTGTACGCCCATGCTTTGCGCCAATACTATAAGTCCTGCCGTATCCAAGGCAATGTAGATTTCATTTTTGGGAACTCAGCTTCTTTCTTCCAAGAATGTGACATCCTAGTCGCACCTCGACAACTCTCTCCTGAAAAGGGAGAGACGAATGCTGTGGCTGCTCATGGCAGGATAGACCCTGCACAATCGACTGGTTTCGTCTTCCAAAattgtttgatcaatggaaCCGACAAATATATGGCCTTGTACTACAATAAGCCCAAGGTGCACAAAAATTTTCTGGGAAGGCCATGGAAGGAGTATTCTCGGACCGTCTTTCTAGATTGTACTTTAGAGGCTCTTATTTCGGCTAATGGATGGTTGCCTTGGAGCGGTGATTTCGCGTTGAAGACTCTTTACTACGGAGAATATAGAAATACTGGTGCGGGAGCTAATACAGCAGGACGAGTGTCATGGAGTAGCCAAATCCCTGCTGAACATGTTAACTCATACTCTATACAAAATTTCATTCAAGGAGATCAGTGGATTTCTACTTCTTCTTGA